The Quercus lobata isolate SW786 chromosome 9, ValleyOak3.0 Primary Assembly, whole genome shotgun sequence region CATTTTCACTTTTGAGAGAACATTTCTTCGTTACAGAGAGTTCAAAGTAACTAACttgatcatcggaggatttttggccggtccccaccGGTCCCTTCTGATTCTGTGTCCTTTGTATTACAGGAGATAGCCCAAAGATCAACGTTTGAGTCTTGTCAACCCACTGATAAAGAAGgaatcatcagttggcgccgtctgtggggagaaatTGTTTCACAGTTTACTTCTCCGTGACAAAGGGTTTGATGGTTCGGACTAGATCaagggctactagcccaggccATCAGGGAAGCAGCAACCCGCATCGTGATCGCCAGTCTGCACCGGTCATGTAGTCATCTGCCCAGCATGCACAATCTATGGCAGACGCTATGGCggagttgactcgccaaaaccaagaatTACGAATGGAGACTAATATGAGGAGGCAAACACATGAAGAACGTGAAGGTGGACAAACACAGAGTCATGGCGGAAGAGAGAATACCGAAATTGGAAGTCAGTttagaggcaccacttcacgaacggtaccacacttgaaggaagaaatggaccaaatgaagagagttatggaggagatgaaggaaaatatgaaaaggGCGAAtccgatagaagatttggttcaCAGGACTGATTCTCcctttacggcttccatcaacggtcaccccctaccatcaaagttcaagttgccttctctggattcatatgatggaacacgtgacccgtttgatcacatagccactttcaagaccaccatgcatcttcaaggggtgcctgatgagataatgtgtagagccttccctaccaccctcAAGGGTTCAGCACGAGTTTGGTTtagcaaaatacctccaaattcggtgagttcttttgaagagttgagtAAGTTGTTTGTTAATAATTTCATTGGAGGACAAAGGCACAAGCGTTCCTCGTCCAGTTTGTTGACAATAGAGCAGGGAGAGAACGAGAGCCTTCGGTCGTTTATCACCCGTTTTAACAGAGAAGCTCTCAGTGTGGATGAGGCAGATGATAAGCTTCTACTGGCAGCTTTCCACAACGGGGTGAATTCGGATCTGTTTATACACAAGCTCTATGAAAAAGAGCCCCAGTCCATGGCCGAactcgtccattcggctcagaattttatgaatgcagaagatgcaatcatcgctaagaagaggaagaggtccGAGAGAATGGACGCAAATCCCAGTCGTCAGCACAAGCAAGGcactcgtccaaagaagggacggacggaGGAAAGGAGAGATCGAGAAAATAAGAAGCCAGGCCCTCCAGTACGGAACCAGCAGTATACCCCTTTAAACGCCCCACTTgagcaagtccttatgcaaatcaaagatgatCCTTCCCTGAAGTGGCCGGAGAAAATGAAGGGTGATCCCAACAAGCGCAACAGGAACAAGTATTATCGCTTCCATAGGGATCATGGTCATGACACGGACGAGTGTTTtgacttgaagcaacaaattgaaaatctcataaggcaagggaagttgaggggtttccttggacgagaccaGAGGGACGAGAAACAGAAGGGAAAGATGGAAGATTCATCGCGACCACCACTCGGGGAGATAAGAGTCATCATTGGGGGAAGTTCAACTGGCCAGTCGTCCAAAtccaagaaagcatacttgaaggTAGTACAGAGCGTCCAGCTTTCTGGATGATCACCGAGAGCAAGGTCTACGGACGAGCGGGCAATCACTTTCACGGACGAAGATGCTGACAGAATTCATCACCCTCATGATGATGCCCTCGTCATCTCCCTACTAATTGCAAACTACACAACCAGAAGAGTGCTTGTGGACAATGGAAGCTCAGCAGACATTTTATACTATCCAGCTTTTCAGAAAATGAGATTACGACGAGACCAACTCCGTCCAGTGAACTCCCCCCTAATAGGTTTTGGTGGGATGAAGGTGCAACCAGTGGGTACCATTTCCTTATCCGTGGTAGTGGGGGCATATCCACGACAAATTACCAAGGACATGAACTTCCTTGTGGTAGATTGTCCATCCTcctacaatgccatcattggGAGACCAACTTTGAATAGCTGGAAAGCTGTTACCTCCACTTACCATTtatcagtcaagtttccaaTAGAACACGGGGTAGGACAGGTACAAGGTGACCAACTGGCAGCAAGAGAATGTTACTTggccatgttggccatggatgaacaagttcaagcaatgaatattgaagaaaagaaggttgTAGCAGAGCCTactgaagcattggaagatatttccttggatgaagataaccctgagaggtgtaccagggttggagcagatttagaagagaagattaaaaaagacCTCGtccaatttttgaagaaaaacatcgATGTGTTTGCGTGGAGTCACGAGGATATGCCGGGTATAgaccctagtgtcattacccaccgtTTAAATGTATGTCCTTCCTCTAAGCCTGTACggcaaaagaagagggtgtttgccccTGAGAGAGATAGTGCAATCAAGGACGAGGTCCAAAAGCTGATGGTAGCAAAGTTCATTCGGGAAGTGTACTACCCggattggttggccaatgtagtaatggtcaaaaaagcgaatggcaagtggagaatgtgcgtggacttcactgatctgaacaaggcttgccccaaggatagctacccgcTACCGCGCATTGACCAGTTAGTAGACTCAACTGCAGGACACAAATTGcttagcttcatggatgccttttcaggatacaatcagataagaaTGGACGAGGCtgaccaagagaagacatcttttgtcaccagtcaaggcttattctgctataaggtgatgccgtttggcttaaagaatgcaggggcgacatatcagaggttggtcaaccacatgtttcgtCCGCAGATTAGGCGGAATGTGgaagtctatgtagatgacatgctggtgaaaagtCAGGATGAAGGAAGACATCTAGACGACCTGCAGGAGACATTTGAGACATTGAGGCAGTAtcacatgaagctgaatcctagcaaatgtgcctttggagtatcATCAGGGAAATTCCTTGGCTTTATGGTATCCCACAGGGGAATTGAAGCGAATCCAGATAAAATCCAAGCAATATTGGACATGAAGCCACCACAAAATACCAAGGAAATCCAATCCCTCACTGGACGAGTCGCTGCgcttaacaggtttgtctctaaagctactgataaatgtttgccattttttaaggttctcaaaaaagcattcgaatggaccgacgaCTGTCAGagagcttttgaagatttgaaggtATACCTTACCATGGCACCGCTGCTGAGTCCATCAGTGGAAGGAGAGAAACTATATTTGTACCTAGCAGTAACCCCGCATGCCGTGAGCTCAGCATTGATAAGAGAGGAAGATAAAGTGCAAAGACCTGTGTACTATACAAGCAAGGCATTGAAAGGAGCAGAAGGACAGTATCCACAAATGGAGAAGTTGGCCTTCGCACTAATCACAGCTTCAAGGAAGCTgaggcattatttccaagcacatgtcATTAATGTTATGACTGATCATCCGCTCAAAAAGGCAATGAATAGACTGGAAGCTGCAGGACGATTAATCCAGTGGGCTGTGGAGCTAAGTGAGTTCGATATCAGGTATCAACCACGGCAAGCCATAAAagctcaagccctagcagattttATTGCGGAGTTTACCCCAAGTCATAATGAGACAGAAGACAGTAAGAGATGGATCGTCCACGTGGATGGTTCGTCTACACGGCATGCAGGAGGAATTGGTGTGGTTCTGCAGTCCCCAGAAGGAGATAAATTGAAACATAAAGTCCGTCTACAGTACCAAGCGACAAACAATGAAGTCGAATATGAAGCCCTCctcaaagggctagaattggcAAAGTCTGTGGAAGCCAAGTCCATATGTGTCATGGGGGATTCCCAACTGATCATGGGGCAAGTGAATGGGACGTATGAAGCGAAGGAAGAACGAATGAAGAAATACCTCGGTAGGGTGATGCGCCTTGTGAAAAGGTTTGAAAAAGCTGacttcgttcaaatcccaagggaggagaacgtGGAAGCTGATACTATAGCAAAAGAGGCCTCAGCAGATGAATCATTAGAGAAGTCAGATGAAGTTCAATATGTGCCAAGTATAGATGTCCAGGAAGTACAGCAGGTGGATAACAcagaaaattggatgactccCATTATATCATACTTGAAAGATGGACGACTGccagaagagaaggacgagGCCAGAAAAGTGAGGGTGAGATCAGCTAGATACGTCCTCATGAATGAAGTGCTATACAAGAGGGGTTTCTCTCAACCTTACCTTAGATGCTTAGCTCCGGACGAAGCAAACTACGTGCtg contains the following coding sequences:
- the LOC115961706 gene encoding uncharacterized protein LOC115961706, producing the protein MFRPQIRRNVEVYVDDMLVKSQDEGRHLDDLQETFETLRQYHMKLNPSKCAFGVSSGKFLGFMVSHRGIEANPDKIQAILDMKPPQNTKEIQSLTGRVAALNRAFEDLKVYLTMAPLLSPSVEGEKLYLYLAVTPHAVSSALIREEDKVQRPVYYTSKALKGAEGQYPQMEKLAFALITASRKLRHYFQAHVINVMTDHPLKKAMNRLEAAGRLIQWAVELSEFDIRYQPRQAIKAQALADFIAEFTPSHNETEDSKRWIVHVDGSSTRHAGGIGVVLQSPEGDKLKHKVRLQYQATNNEVEYEALLKGLELAKSVEAKSICVMGDSQLIMGQVNGTYEAKEERMKKYLGRVMRLVKRFEKADFVQIPREENVEADTIAKEASADESLEKSDEVQYVPSIDVQEVQQVDNTENWMTPIISYLKDGRLPEEKDEARKVRVRSARYVLMNEVLYKRGFSQPYLRCLAPDEANYVLREVHEGACGNHSGERSLVHKVVRAGYYWPNMQADAKAYVKVCDQCQRFSNVPRQPSEYLTPMVAPWPFAQWGLDILGPFPLGVRQMKFLVVGIDYFTKWGVWPDELPGVLWAYRTTVRTPTGETPFKLAYGSDAVIPAEVHMANHKVMMYQDKDNEDQLRLNLDLIDEVRTNAEHRAAKYKNLMAKQYDAMVKPRRFNIGDLVLRKLC